In Eleutherodactylus coqui strain aEleCoq1 chromosome 4, aEleCoq1.hap1, whole genome shotgun sequence, the following are encoded in one genomic region:
- the ATOH7 gene encoding transcription factor ATOH7, whose amino-acid sequence MQLSDYLHDVLRLFWLCCLSLTPVKDFSALGEVMKSASMSDEDSTVDCDVQLKGTPKCQLRSMPARVEGLTKRRLAANARERRRMQGLNTAFDSLRKVVPQWGEDKKLSKYETLQMALSYIMALNRILSEAERYGDGEDWSALHHYEQFHQDHCQNFLALSSPDVYDHFLTESFSH is encoded by the coding sequence ATGCAACTATCTGATTATCTGCATGATGTTTTAAGGCTTTTCTGGCTGTGCTGTTTGTCCCTAACTCCAGTGAAGGACTTCTCTGCTTTGGGTGAAGTTATGAAATCTGCTTCAATGTCTGACGAAGATTCCACTGTTGACTGCGATGTGCAACTTAAGGGAACCCCAAAATGCCAACTGAGGAGTATGCCAGCCAGAGTGGAAGGGTTAACAAAGAGGAGACTGGCTGCTAATgccagggaaaggaggaggatgCAAGGACTGAACACAGCATTTGATAGCCTAAGGAAAGTGGTGCCACAATGGGGAGAGGACAAGAAGCTCTCCAAGTACGAGACTCTACAGATGGCTCTCAGTTACATCATGGCTCTGAACAGGATCCTTTCAGAGGCAGAGAGATATGGAGATGGAGAGGACTGGTCTGCACTTCATCACTATGAACAATTCCACCAAGACCACTGTCAGAACTTTCTGGCGCTCAGCTCTCCAGATGTATATGATCACTTCCTTACAGAATCCTTTTCCCACTAA